The following proteins come from a genomic window of Halictus rubicundus isolate RS-2024b chromosome 8, iyHalRubi1_principal, whole genome shotgun sequence:
- the Nfat gene encoding nuclear factor of activated T cells 3 isoform X2, which yields MAPDLEKKRQELRRTSSGTLDHTGHDHFHMLLQLRCNGHALTEPYRHGNNAGGRSSSVTGSVQRSTVTSSNRAHSASRRISHQQRQQQQQQQQPPRIPLGSLRNSDDHVPRASSAQDVCDNSNDSGLGFEERQQHLTTANAWNGAGEEDSKRRKMDIKLESEDANFAFPEVAHATSPEAKSGNRTTANGAIGLATISTNRNGTGSGRAVDVPRNRPAMGVLAKRTPPAHQGSASSDGKVQLQIICQPEQQHRARYQTEGSRGAVKDRTGNGFPIVRLVGYDKPATLQVFIGTDLGRVAPHMFYQACRVSGKNSTPCVERKIDGTIVIEVDMDPTKDMMVTCDCVGILKERNVDVEHRFPQEASIRQGRSKKKSTRCRMVFRTTITHPDGTSETLQVCSQPIVCTQPPGIPEICKKSLTSCPCTGGLELFILGKNFLKDTRVVFQLDNDDLSSSMEQHWECAVLPDKEFLQQTHLVCVVPAYRRQDLAPSETVSVKLYAVSSGKTSEPHTFLYTATSTPPEPSVGKVEPLTPPLSTANGDTSLATSPTTVPLTTGVAANTLISQATAGTPNFLSTMQPQQPSSQSSESLKNDPSPPPVTASSQVTPVMMWASQSPSCQNSPPDVMMPPPAMVANTLLNRRSSSNLQLILPDNLKTEVLDENSENSMISENSMQSIPTPTANGSSGTSPLQQLVNENSIETSQSNMIRSVPVAPNGSPVQEAVNILGVVDLMRNQHSLSMVTSHQNSYGGMHETSQVKVLSPHHINKDTNTMLTTDGSSNGNLQGGGVVDLRMKHHQSEFAALSNFAVSSNGQPLPAQSGHSVEKYLNHIESNAKEVESQENDYVTNMQQRASIIASGRQPQQTQSSNMLATSNQGVKLDNLVNPAAEAHQLVSPLRTVNASNNNLMNVTVNDHETIPSSQQTRTSPPMPVLLEALMPSQTVQPLANGAPSVSPPAVQEQTNGDSLLTSINAALLPSMQEQPVSANGTSSASVPAHNQLQVTNETMSAAADHIPQIQGLIQPDVVAMQQVQQVEQVVAQAQQQVEQVVAQAQQQAVQAVQQAQQQVVQHVVQHAQVVQQAVQQVQAVQQVQAVPAVQQAVQQATQEVVQQAVQQATQEVVQQVQAVQQAVQQAQAAQAMQQAVQQDIGSMLNQPAGFVAEASSALASGAAQEPSQQRLTTAAEQAINNVITNATQDIINTIVNDRSIPITTTTAHAIIATKNILNSVATQSAQLMNCAMEGILPKSPSSQNNIVEQVTSKSPPVAMPVTPSRQNVNPPITNATGNAAGTTIRKQEDGMLPQELTSMSDHDLLSYINPSCFDPQNGFLM from the exons GTAACAATGCAGGCGGTAGATCATCGTCGGTGACAGGATCGGTTCAAAGGAGCACCGTCACGTCGAGCAACCGCGCGCACTCCGCCAGCCGGAGGATCAGCCATCAGCAGCgtcagcagcaacagcaacagcagcagccgCCCAGAATACCCTTGGGATCCTTACGAAACTCGGATGACCACGTGCCAAGAGCCAGCTCGGCACAGGACGTTTGCGATAACTCGAACGATTCCGGGCTTGGCTTCGAGGAACGTCAGCAACATCTCACCACTGCAAAC GCTTGGAACGGCGCCGGCGAGGAGGACTCAAAGAGGAGGAAGATGGACATCAAGCTCGAGTCCGAGGACGCGAATTTCGCGTTCCCCGAGGTGGCCCACGCCACCAGCCCGGAGGCCAAGTCTGGGAACAGGACCACCGCGAACGGGGCCATAGGATTGGCCACCATCTCCACCAACAGGAACGGGACCGGTTCCGGACGAGCCGTCGACGTACCCAGAAACAGACCCGCCATGGGAGTACTCGCCAAGAGGACGCCCCCTGCTCACCAAG GCAGCGCTTCGTCAGACGGAAAAGTGCAACTGCAGATCATCTGCCAGCCGGAGCAACAGCACCGGGCTCGCTACCAAACGGAGGGTTCGAGAGGAGCGGTGAAGGACCGGACCGGAAACGGATTCCCGATCGTGCGTCTGGTCGGTTACGATAAACCGGCGACTCTTCAGGTTTTCATCGGCACGGACCTCGGTCGGGTCGCGCCGCACATGTTCTACCAAGCCTGCCGCGTCAGCGGCAAGAATTCGACGCCCTGCGTCGAGCGTAAAATCGATGGAACGATAGTGATCGAGGTTGACATGGACCCCACGAAGGACATGATGGTCACCTGCGACTGCGTCGGGATTCTGAAAGAGCGAAACGTAGACGTGGAGCACAGATTCCCCCAGGAGGCCAGCATCCGTCAAGGTCGCAGCAAGAAGAAGTCGACCCGCTGTCGCATGGTCTTCCGCACGACGATCACGCACCCCGACGGCACCTCGGAGACTTTGCAAGTCTGCTCGCAGCCGATAGTCTGCA CTCAACCGCCCGGCATCCCAGAGATCTGCAAGAAGTCCCTCACCTCATGTCCCTGCACCGGCGGGCTGGAGCTCTTTATCCTAGGGAAGAACTTCCTCAAGGATACTCGCGTGGTGTTCCAACTAGACAACGACGATCTATCGAGTAGCATGGAGCAGCACTGGGAGTGCGCGGTCCTGCCCGACAAGGAGTTTCTGCAGCAGACGCACCTTGTTTGCGTCGTGCCTGCCTACAGACGACAGGACCTAGCGCCGTCGGAAACAGTCAGTGTAAAACTGTACGCGGTGTCTTCTGGAAAGACCAGCGAACCCCATACCTTCCTCTACACCGCCACGTCCACGCCACCGGAGCCATCGGTGGGCAAGGTCGAACCACTAACGCCGCCTCTGTCTACAGCGAACGGAGACACCAGCCTCGCGACATCCCCCACGACGGTGCCCCTCACGACAGGTGTAGCAGCTAACA CTCTGATCAGCCAAGCAACGGCAGGAACGCCGAATTTCTTGTCCACGATGCAGCCGCAGCAGCCGTCGTCTCAGTCGAGCGAATCATTGAAAAATGACCCGAGTCCGCCGCCGGTGACAGCCTCGTCGCAGGTGACGCCGGTGATGATGTGGGCGTCGCAAAGTCCCAGTTGCCAGAACTCACCGCCGGACGTAATGATGCCACCCCCGGCTATGGTCGCGAACACGCTTCTGAACCGTCGATCGTCCTCGAACCTTCAGTTGATCCTGCCAGATAACTTGAAGACGGAGGTGTTGGACGAGAACAGCGAGAACAGTATGATCAGCGAGAACAGCATGCAAAGCATACCTACACCGACGGCGAACGGCTCGTCGGGGACCAGCCCTCTGCAGCAGCTCGTCAACGAGAACTCCATAGAAACGTCGCAGTCCAACATGATCAGATCCGTGCCTGTCGCGCCGAACGGCTCGCCGGTGCAAGAAGCGGTGAATATCCTGGGTGTAGTCGATTTGATGCGGAACCAACACTCTCTGTCGATGGTGACGTCCCACCAGAACAGCTACGGAGGTATGCACGAAACGTCTCAAGTCAAAGTCCTAAGTCCCCACCATATCAACAAAGACACTAATACAATGTTGACAACAGACGGCAGTTCTAACGGAAATCTCCAGGGCGGAGGAGTCGTAGACCTTCGCATGAAACATCATCAGTCGGAGTTCGCAGCCCTCTCGAACTTCGCCGTGTCTTCTAACGGGCAGCCTCTGCCTGCGCAGAGCGGCCACAGCGTGGAGAAGTATCTGAACCACATCGAATCAAACGCGAAGGAGGTTGAGAGCCAGGAGAACGATTATGTGACCAACATGCAGCAACGTGCTTCCATAATCGCCTCGGGTCGACAACCGCAACAGACACAATCTTCCAACATGCTAGCCACGTCCAATCAAGGGGTCAAGTTGGACAATCTGGTGAACCCCGCCGCGGAGGCGCATCAGCTGGTATCGCCGCTACGAACTGTCAACGCCAGCAACAACAATCTGATGAATGTTACTGTAAACGATCATGAAACGATACCGAGCTCCCAACAGACCAGAACCAGCCCGCCGATGCCGGTACTCTTGGAAGCGCTGATGCCATCGCAGACTGTTCAACCCCTGGCGAACGGGGCCCCGTCAGTCTCGCCTCCAGCAGTGCAAGAGCAGACTAACGGGGATAGCTTATTGACCAGCATCAACGCTGCGTTGCTACCGTCGATGCAAGAGCAGCCAGTGTCAGCCAACGGTACGTCCTCCGCTAGCGTACCAGCCCACAATCAATTGCAAGTCACGAACGAGACTATGTCGGCAGCGGCTGATCACATTCCCCAGATCCAAGGTCTGATTCAGCCGGATGTTGTAGCGATGCAGCAAGTGCAACAGGTGGAACAAGTTGTGGCACAGGCGCAACAACAAGTCGAGCAAGTAGTCGCCCAGGCGCAGCAGCAAGCGGTGCAGGCGGTGCAGCAAGCGCAACAGCAGGTCGTTCAACACGTGGTGCAACACGCACAAGTTGTCCAGCAGGCTGTGCAACAAGTGCAAGCTGTTCAGCAGGTTCAGGCTGTGCCAGCGGTCCAGCAGGCTGTACAGCAGGCTACTCAGGAAGTGGTTCAGCAGGCGGTTCAGCAGGCGACGCAGGAAGTGGTACAACAGGTTCAAGCTGTTCAACAGGCGGTGCAACAGGCACAGGCTGCCCAGGCGATGCAGCAGGCAGTTCAACAGGACATCGGTTCCATGCTGAACCAACCGGCTGGCTTTGTCGCTGAAGCTAGCTCCGCTCTTGCCAGTGGAGCAGCTCAAGAACCGTCTCAGCAGAGACTGACCACCGCCGCTGAACAGGCGATTAATAACGTAATCACCAACGCTACTCAGGACATCATCAACACCATCGTTAACGATAGATCTATACCCATCACCACGACCACCGCGCACGCCATCATCGCGACCAAGAATATCCTGAATAGCGTTGCCACTCAAAGTGCCCAACTGATGAACTGTGCCATGGAAGGGATCCTGCCCAAATCCCCTTCCAGCCAAAACAACATCGTCGAACAAGTTACAAGTAAGTCGCCGCCGGTTGCCATGCCTGTCACGCCCAGCAGACAAAATGTGAACCCGCCCATAACGAACGCCACGGGAAACGCTGCCGGGACCACCATCAGAAAACAGGAGGACGGCATGCTACCGCAGGAACTGACGTCGATGTCGGATCACGATCTTCTGAGCTACATCAATCCGAGTTGTTTCGATCCGCAGAACGGTTTTCTTATGTAG
- the Nfat gene encoding nuclear factor of activated T cells 3 isoform X3, with protein MLLKGRLLEKKNRRHHGKNTKATAGNNAGGRSSSVTGSVQRSTVTSSNRAHSASRRISHQQRQQQQQQQQPPRIPLGSLRNSDDHVPRASSAQDVCDNSNDSGLGFEERQQHLTTANAWNGAGEEDSKRRKMDIKLESEDANFAFPEVAHATSPEAKSGNRTTANGAIGLATISTNRNGTGSGRAVDVPRNRPAMGVLAKRTPPAHQGPLTLTSQLCSASSDGKVQLQIICQPEQQHRARYQTEGSRGAVKDRTGNGFPIVRLVGYDKPATLQVFIGTDLGRVAPHMFYQACRVSGKNSTPCVERKIDGTIVIEVDMDPTKDMMVTCDCVGILKERNVDVEHRFPQEASIRQGRSKKKSTRCRMVFRTTITHPDGTSETLQVCSQPIVCTQPPGIPEICKKSLTSCPCTGGLELFILGKNFLKDTRVVFQLDNDDLSSSMEQHWECAVLPDKEFLQQTHLVCVVPAYRRQDLAPSETVSVKLYAVSSGKTSEPHTFLYTATSTPPEPSVGKVEPLTPPLSTANGDTSLATSPTTVPLTTGVAANTLISQATAGTPNFLSTMQPQQPSSQSSESLKNDPSPPPVTASSQVTPVMMWASQSPSCQNSPPDVMMPPPAMVANTLLNRRSSSNLQLILPDNLKTEVLDENSENSMISENSMQSIPTPTANGSSGTSPLQQLVNENSIETSQSNMIRSVPVAPNGSPVQEAVNILGVVDLMRNQHSLSMVTSHQNSYGGMHETSQVKVLSPHHINKDTNTMLTTDGSSNGNLQGGGVVDLRMKHHQSEFAALSNFAVSSNGQPLPAQSGHSVEKYLNHIESNAKEVESQENDYVTNMQQRASIIASGRQPQQTQSSNMLATSNQGVKLDNLVNPAAEAHQLVSPLRTVNASNNNLMNVTVNDHETIPSSQQTRTSPPMPVLLEALMPSQTVQPLANGAPSVSPPAVQEQTNGDSLLTSINAALLPSMQEQPVSANGTSSASVPAHNQLQVTNETMSAAADHIPQIQGLIQPDVVAMQQVQQVEQVVAQAQQQVEQVVAQAQQQAVQAVQQAQQQVVQHVVQHAQVVQQAVQQVQAVQQVQAVPAVQQAVQQATQEVVQQAVQQATQEVVQQVQAVQQAVQQAQAAQAMQQAVQQDIGSMLNQPAGFVAEASSALASGAAQEPSQQRLTTAAEQAINNVITNATQDIINTIVNDRSIPITTTTAHAIIATKNILNSVATQSAQLMNCAMEGILPKSPSSQNNIVEQVTSKSPPVAMPVTPSRQNVNPPITNATGNAAGTTIRKQEDGMLPQELTSMSDHDLLSYINPSCFDPQNGFLM; from the exons GTAACAATGCAGGCGGTAGATCATCGTCGGTGACAGGATCGGTTCAAAGGAGCACCGTCACGTCGAGCAACCGCGCGCACTCCGCCAGCCGGAGGATCAGCCATCAGCAGCgtcagcagcaacagcaacagcagcagccgCCCAGAATACCCTTGGGATCCTTACGAAACTCGGATGACCACGTGCCAAGAGCCAGCTCGGCACAGGACGTTTGCGATAACTCGAACGATTCCGGGCTTGGCTTCGAGGAACGTCAGCAACATCTCACCACTGCAAAC GCTTGGAACGGCGCCGGCGAGGAGGACTCAAAGAGGAGGAAGATGGACATCAAGCTCGAGTCCGAGGACGCGAATTTCGCGTTCCCCGAGGTGGCCCACGCCACCAGCCCGGAGGCCAAGTCTGGGAACAGGACCACCGCGAACGGGGCCATAGGATTGGCCACCATCTCCACCAACAGGAACGGGACCGGTTCCGGACGAGCCGTCGACGTACCCAGAAACAGACCCGCCATGGGAGTACTCGCCAAGAGGACGCCCCCTGCTCACCAAGGTCCACTCACCCTCACTTCTCAGTTGT GCAGCGCTTCGTCAGACGGAAAAGTGCAACTGCAGATCATCTGCCAGCCGGAGCAACAGCACCGGGCTCGCTACCAAACGGAGGGTTCGAGAGGAGCGGTGAAGGACCGGACCGGAAACGGATTCCCGATCGTGCGTCTGGTCGGTTACGATAAACCGGCGACTCTTCAGGTTTTCATCGGCACGGACCTCGGTCGGGTCGCGCCGCACATGTTCTACCAAGCCTGCCGCGTCAGCGGCAAGAATTCGACGCCCTGCGTCGAGCGTAAAATCGATGGAACGATAGTGATCGAGGTTGACATGGACCCCACGAAGGACATGATGGTCACCTGCGACTGCGTCGGGATTCTGAAAGAGCGAAACGTAGACGTGGAGCACAGATTCCCCCAGGAGGCCAGCATCCGTCAAGGTCGCAGCAAGAAGAAGTCGACCCGCTGTCGCATGGTCTTCCGCACGACGATCACGCACCCCGACGGCACCTCGGAGACTTTGCAAGTCTGCTCGCAGCCGATAGTCTGCA CTCAACCGCCCGGCATCCCAGAGATCTGCAAGAAGTCCCTCACCTCATGTCCCTGCACCGGCGGGCTGGAGCTCTTTATCCTAGGGAAGAACTTCCTCAAGGATACTCGCGTGGTGTTCCAACTAGACAACGACGATCTATCGAGTAGCATGGAGCAGCACTGGGAGTGCGCGGTCCTGCCCGACAAGGAGTTTCTGCAGCAGACGCACCTTGTTTGCGTCGTGCCTGCCTACAGACGACAGGACCTAGCGCCGTCGGAAACAGTCAGTGTAAAACTGTACGCGGTGTCTTCTGGAAAGACCAGCGAACCCCATACCTTCCTCTACACCGCCACGTCCACGCCACCGGAGCCATCGGTGGGCAAGGTCGAACCACTAACGCCGCCTCTGTCTACAGCGAACGGAGACACCAGCCTCGCGACATCCCCCACGACGGTGCCCCTCACGACAGGTGTAGCAGCTAACA CTCTGATCAGCCAAGCAACGGCAGGAACGCCGAATTTCTTGTCCACGATGCAGCCGCAGCAGCCGTCGTCTCAGTCGAGCGAATCATTGAAAAATGACCCGAGTCCGCCGCCGGTGACAGCCTCGTCGCAGGTGACGCCGGTGATGATGTGGGCGTCGCAAAGTCCCAGTTGCCAGAACTCACCGCCGGACGTAATGATGCCACCCCCGGCTATGGTCGCGAACACGCTTCTGAACCGTCGATCGTCCTCGAACCTTCAGTTGATCCTGCCAGATAACTTGAAGACGGAGGTGTTGGACGAGAACAGCGAGAACAGTATGATCAGCGAGAACAGCATGCAAAGCATACCTACACCGACGGCGAACGGCTCGTCGGGGACCAGCCCTCTGCAGCAGCTCGTCAACGAGAACTCCATAGAAACGTCGCAGTCCAACATGATCAGATCCGTGCCTGTCGCGCCGAACGGCTCGCCGGTGCAAGAAGCGGTGAATATCCTGGGTGTAGTCGATTTGATGCGGAACCAACACTCTCTGTCGATGGTGACGTCCCACCAGAACAGCTACGGAGGTATGCACGAAACGTCTCAAGTCAAAGTCCTAAGTCCCCACCATATCAACAAAGACACTAATACAATGTTGACAACAGACGGCAGTTCTAACGGAAATCTCCAGGGCGGAGGAGTCGTAGACCTTCGCATGAAACATCATCAGTCGGAGTTCGCAGCCCTCTCGAACTTCGCCGTGTCTTCTAACGGGCAGCCTCTGCCTGCGCAGAGCGGCCACAGCGTGGAGAAGTATCTGAACCACATCGAATCAAACGCGAAGGAGGTTGAGAGCCAGGAGAACGATTATGTGACCAACATGCAGCAACGTGCTTCCATAATCGCCTCGGGTCGACAACCGCAACAGACACAATCTTCCAACATGCTAGCCACGTCCAATCAAGGGGTCAAGTTGGACAATCTGGTGAACCCCGCCGCGGAGGCGCATCAGCTGGTATCGCCGCTACGAACTGTCAACGCCAGCAACAACAATCTGATGAATGTTACTGTAAACGATCATGAAACGATACCGAGCTCCCAACAGACCAGAACCAGCCCGCCGATGCCGGTACTCTTGGAAGCGCTGATGCCATCGCAGACTGTTCAACCCCTGGCGAACGGGGCCCCGTCAGTCTCGCCTCCAGCAGTGCAAGAGCAGACTAACGGGGATAGCTTATTGACCAGCATCAACGCTGCGTTGCTACCGTCGATGCAAGAGCAGCCAGTGTCAGCCAACGGTACGTCCTCCGCTAGCGTACCAGCCCACAATCAATTGCAAGTCACGAACGAGACTATGTCGGCAGCGGCTGATCACATTCCCCAGATCCAAGGTCTGATTCAGCCGGATGTTGTAGCGATGCAGCAAGTGCAACAGGTGGAACAAGTTGTGGCACAGGCGCAACAACAAGTCGAGCAAGTAGTCGCCCAGGCGCAGCAGCAAGCGGTGCAGGCGGTGCAGCAAGCGCAACAGCAGGTCGTTCAACACGTGGTGCAACACGCACAAGTTGTCCAGCAGGCTGTGCAACAAGTGCAAGCTGTTCAGCAGGTTCAGGCTGTGCCAGCGGTCCAGCAGGCTGTACAGCAGGCTACTCAGGAAGTGGTTCAGCAGGCGGTTCAGCAGGCGACGCAGGAAGTGGTACAACAGGTTCAAGCTGTTCAACAGGCGGTGCAACAGGCACAGGCTGCCCAGGCGATGCAGCAGGCAGTTCAACAGGACATCGGTTCCATGCTGAACCAACCGGCTGGCTTTGTCGCTGAAGCTAGCTCCGCTCTTGCCAGTGGAGCAGCTCAAGAACCGTCTCAGCAGAGACTGACCACCGCCGCTGAACAGGCGATTAATAACGTAATCACCAACGCTACTCAGGACATCATCAACACCATCGTTAACGATAGATCTATACCCATCACCACGACCACCGCGCACGCCATCATCGCGACCAAGAATATCCTGAATAGCGTTGCCACTCAAAGTGCCCAACTGATGAACTGTGCCATGGAAGGGATCCTGCCCAAATCCCCTTCCAGCCAAAACAACATCGTCGAACAAGTTACAAGTAAGTCGCCGCCGGTTGCCATGCCTGTCACGCCCAGCAGACAAAATGTGAACCCGCCCATAACGAACGCCACGGGAAACGCTGCCGGGACCACCATCAGAAAACAGGAGGACGGCATGCTACCGCAGGAACTGACGTCGATGTCGGATCACGATCTTCTGAGCTACATCAATCCGAGTTGTTTCGATCCGCAGAACGGTTTTCTTATGTAG